Genomic segment of Paenibacillus sp. FSL R5-0623:
AACAAGTGCAATCGTCTTGCCTTCCGGCACCGAGAAGTTAATATTCCGCAGAATCAGGGAATTCTCTTCATACCCGAAGGTTACGTTCTGAAACTGGATGGGGGCGGCGCTCGCTTTTGGAAGCAAACGGCCATTTTCCGTTTCAGTCGGTTGCTCGACGATTTCGGAGACCCTTCTCAGAGCACCGCTCATTTCGAACGTGCGCGTGATGAGCTCAGGAATATGCTCCAGCGGCTCCAGACACAGATTAAGCAAGTACAGGAAGGCGATCAGTTCTCCCGCGCCTAGCTGCCCGTTGTAGATCAAATAGCTTCCGTAACTGACGGCGAAAATGATCGGGCTGATCATCAGCGTAGAAAGCAGCGGATTGACCCAGGCTTCCCGCTTTTTCACGGCCAGCTTTTTTTGAGCCGTCAATTGCAGCAGCACTTGGTAGGATCGAGATAACATACCAGATAGCAGATAGCTTTTTACAATAGGTATCCCTCCAAGCGTATCCTGGAGGTTGACGTTCATTCGGCCCATGTTCGCCTGGGCTTCCTCCGTCAACTGTTCCAACTGCTTGCCGATCCATTGGGAAACCAGCAGTGCTACGGGAAATAACAGCAGGCTGTACAGCATCAGCTCCCATTGGAGATACATCAAATAAGCGAAACAGCCGATAAATAATAGCGGATGATAAAACCACTGGGCGAGGTCCCGAATCATAAATTGCTGAATGAGCTGCAGATCGTTGTTGATCCGCGACAACACGTCGCCGGAGTGCTGTTTTTCCAAATAGGGGACCGGGAGTTTGCCGATATGACGCATGACATGGTTGCGGATATCCTGCACCGCAGAGGCACTGCTTCGCTCCACACCAAAGCTCATGAAAAACTTCGCCGGCACACCGATCAAGATGACCGCAAAGACCGTGTACACGATCTGCAGAACGACGGGCCCCGCCCCATTCTCGGCCTGTGTGGTCAGCTGCTCGACCAAACGTCCCGTCCATATCTCAATAACCGCGGCGGCTATTGCAGATAAGATACCGACGATCATCCAGCCTTTGTGGCGGCTCACATAGGACATCAGCCAGCGGAACGCTTTCCAGGTATCATAAGCGGTTCGGCGCTTGGAAGGCTCCGCTGTGCGTTGTTCTTGAACAGACGTCTGCCGATCAGCTCCCATGCAGGACCCCGACCTCTGCTTCGATCTGCCGCTTGATCTGCACTAAGATGTCACGGATGACAACGGCCGTTTCGTCCACGCGTGCGAGTTCCAGTAATTCCTCGTGTGCACCCTCCAGCCGGTAATCGGCGTAAGCTTGCATCGTTGCCCTCTCCCAGGACGGCAACTGGTGCTCTAGGCGGAATGCTTCGCTGTCCTTCGCAATCAGTTCGTAAATCCGGGCAGTTATCGTGCCTGAATTAATAAGCTGCGCTTCGTACGTCAAGGTGGCTTTGATCTTCCGATGAACACGCTCCCGCACGAGCGGATTGCTCATTAATTCCTTCTCTTCTTCGTCGAAATCCGCAAGCATTTCTTCAAGCTCTTTCTCAGACGTTTCATAAGGCGTGAGTGTGTCCTTAATCCACGAGTCCACCATGAGCACGTCCGTTACGACATACCCTCTTCTTTCCATCGTTTTGGCTACCTCGAACGTCAGGTTGCCTCCGAAGCAGTAACCGAGCAGCACGTAAGGTCCTTCCGGCTGGATGCGAATAATCTCATCCACATAATGGTTCAGCATGGCCTCGTAATCGATGGCATCGTCGATAAAATCAATGCCGTAAAGCACGAACCGGCCGTCTAGCCTGCTTGCAAGCTCTCGGTAACCGATGCCGAAGCCACTGCCTGGAGGGAAGCAGAACACGTTCAGATCCCCTGTTTTATTCAGCTTAATGAAGGAGTCTCCCCCTTTATCCAGACCCAGATCCTCCTCTTCAAAAGCCATGGCTTCAACGGTTACACTATGGAATTGGCGATTCAGCGGTATCTCGATGCCTGTTTCATCGTAAACGGCTTGAACGAGCCTCATCAGACTTAATGAATTGCCGCCCAGCTCAAAAAAGTTATCCTTTACGCCGACCTGAGGAATGCCAAGTGTATCCTGCCAGACACGGGCGATCTTCATCTCGAGCAGCGTTCTCGGCGCAACATATTCCGCTCCTCTGGCAGCAGCTTCCTCCGGCACTGGCAGCGCTTTGCGGTCGATTTTTCCGTTCGCGGTCAGCGGCATCTGCCAAAGCTGCACAAGATGGGCAGGAATCATATACCCCGGAAGCTGCTTGCCGAGCTGCTCCTTGAGTTCATTCGCCGCCAGCTTTGTTTCCGCGACGTAATAAGCAACAAGTTGCTTATGGCCGTTCGCGTCGTCCCGGGCGAGTACCACCGCTTCTTCCACGCCCCGGACGTTCAGAAGCTGCGTCTCAATTTCGTCCAGCTCGATCCGGTACCCGCGGACTTTGACCTGGTGGTCGATTCGGCCGAGGTATTCAATGTTGCCGTCCGGTAGCCAGGTCGCCAAGTCGCCCGAACGGTACAGTTTCTCCCCCTCCGCAAACGGGGAATCAACAAACTTCTCCGCCGTCAGATCCGGACGGTTCAGGTATCCTCTCGCGAGCCCTTCCCCAGCCACATACATTTCGCCCGCTACGCCGATCGGCACTGGGCGGCGGTTTCCATCCAGGACATACACCTTCAGTGTTGGGATTGGCTTGCCAATATTGCTCTTCGCCGCCTCCATTTCGACCCACGTAATTTCCTTATACGTCACGTGAACCGTCGTTTCGGTAATGCCGTACATATTGATTAACTTTGTCTCCGGGTACTTCGTCTTGAAGCCCTTGAGCAAA
This window contains:
- a CDS encoding ABC transporter ATP-binding protein — protein: MGADRQTSVQEQRTAEPSKRRTAYDTWKAFRWLMSYVSRHKGWMIVGILSAIAAAVIEIWTGRLVEQLTTQAENGAGPVVLQIVYTVFAVILIGVPAKFFMSFGVERSSASAVQDIRNHVMRHIGKLPVPYLEKQHSGDVLSRINNDLQLIQQFMIRDLAQWFYHPLLFIGCFAYLMYLQWELMLYSLLLFPVALLVSQWIGKQLEQLTEEAQANMGRMNVNLQDTLGGIPIVKSYLLSGMLSRSYQVLLQLTAQKKLAVKKREAWVNPLLSTLMISPIIFAVSYGSYLIYNGQLGAGELIAFLYLLNLCLEPLEHIPELITRTFEMSGALRRVSEIVEQPTETENGRLLPKASAAPIQFQNVTFGYEENSLILRNINFSVPEGKTIALVGASGGGKSTVFKLVCGFYPLPEDQGEIRVFGSLIRGADPEQLRSHFSVVTQDSYLFSGTIAENIGYGWEEASMDDIIEAAKAAQAHSFIMELEGGYQTYVGERGGFLSGGQRQRIAMARAFLKDAPVLLLDEPTSALDPESESAVQEALDVLMKQRTTMVIAHRLSTVQNADEIWVMEEGNIVEKGTHEQLLERKGLYAQSYYQEFTESAERREVSYT
- a CDS encoding amino acid adenylation domain-containing protein, with translation MKSLFEKEERYWSSKFDDDDSLSFLPYSQSSKLSACGEAAAEPVLLHRTLPSELSERIIRLANGSDLALYMIVLAGVKSLLFKYTGQDQVLVGMPSYSGDPDVTQPPHDILVIKTSVSSQTTLKTLLGGIKTSIGEALEHQHLPFRKMVEPLHLDYTGEGLPVVNTVTSFVPIHPEPLGNRVAADTVFRFDHQNDSIQLEISFDRNRYERAFVEQAADHLVRLLSVLVFQPDLELGQADVLSPDERETLLNRFNDTETGFERGKTIHDLFEKQAELYPDNVAVVMNERQLTYRELNERSNRLARKLRDTGVEADQLVAILAERSLDMVVGILAILKAGGAYVPVDPDYPEERIRFMIEDSGAPLLLIQKHLHEKTDFAGMRLEIDDFVWGDSGADSEGSLDASNLESVSGPENLAYVIYTSGTTGKPKGTLIEHKNVVRLLFNDKNLFDFGRFDTWTLFHSFCFDFSVWEMYGALLYGGKLVIVSPLTAKNPADFLALLGREQVTILNQTPTYFYQLLRKVLADHPYDLRIRNVIFGGEALSPLLLKGFKTKYPETKLINMYGITETTVHVTYKEITWVEMEAAKSNIGKPIPTLKVYVLDGNRRPVPIGVAGEMYVAGEGLARGYLNRPDLTAEKFVDSPFAEGEKLYRSGDLATWLPDGNIEYLGRIDHQVKVRGYRIELDEIETQLLNVRGVEEAVVLARDDANGHKQLVAYYVAETKLAANELKEQLGKQLPGYMIPAHLVQLWQMPLTANGKIDRKALPVPEEAAARGAEYVAPRTLLEMKIARVWQDTLGIPQVGVKDNFFELGGNSLSLMRLVQAVYDETGIEIPLNRQFHSVTVEAMAFEEEDLGLDKGGDSFIKLNKTGDLNVFCFPPGSGFGIGYRELASRLDGRFVLYGIDFIDDAIDYEAMLNHYVDEIIRIQPEGPYVLLGYCFGGNLTFEVAKTMERRGYVVTDVLMVDSWIKDTLTPYETSEKELEEMLADFDEEEKELMSNPLVRERVHRKIKATLTYEAQLINSGTITARIYELIAKDSEAFRLEHQLPSWERATMQAYADYRLEGAHEELLELARVDETAVVIRDILVQIKRQIEAEVGVLHGS